In Miscanthus floridulus cultivar M001 chromosome 5, ASM1932011v1, whole genome shotgun sequence, one genomic interval encodes:
- the LOC136453525 gene encoding uncharacterized protein produces the protein MAEDGWPLGLGALNARAGLLGAANRSGSSASFATNFTSSRCASSLPSTDFDTESAWSLPRARGGVTLASLIGLVDAMESRRRPSARAVRSGKLRALLLSLCLRSHLDNGSGAPSLGQFLEMERRASGASTRVHGI, from the exons GAG GACGGCTGGCCTCTCGGCCTTGGGGCTTTGAATGCACGAGCTGGACTGCTCGGAGCTGCCAATAGGTCTGGTTCATCAGCCTCCTTCGCCACGAACTTCACCTCTTCTCGCTGCGCTTCTTCCTTGCCTTCCACTGATTTCGACACCGAG TCGGCCTGGTCCTTGCCGCGCGCCAGAGGCGGCGTGACGCTGGCGAGCCTCATCGGCCTCGTGGACGCCATGGAGAGCCGGCGACGTCCGAGCGCGAGGGCAGTCAGGAGCGGCAAGCTCAGGGCCCTGCTGCTCTCGCTCTGCCTCCGGAGCCACCTGGACAACGGCAGCGGGGCGCCGtcgcttggccaattcctcgagATGGAGAGGAGAGCCAGTGGTGCTAGCACTCGTGTCCATGGAATCTAA